One window of Saccharopolyspora phatthalungensis genomic DNA carries:
- a CDS encoding GNAT family N-acetyltransferase: MLIRRERCADVAAIHAVHAAAFANTAQPGRIPAEAGLVDALRAGDAWLPELSLVAERDGEIVGHVVCTRAHVGAVPVLALGPVGVPPALQGKGTGTALMHAVLGGADALGEPMVVLLGHLDYYPRFGFEPAETHCITPPVPDWASHFQVRTLTAHRSSIRGEFAYAKPFMEL; this comes from the coding sequence GTGCTGATCCGACGTGAAAGATGTGCCGACGTCGCTGCCATCCACGCGGTGCACGCCGCCGCGTTCGCGAACACCGCGCAGCCGGGCCGGATTCCGGCGGAGGCGGGCCTGGTCGACGCGCTGCGGGCCGGCGATGCCTGGTTGCCCGAGTTGTCGTTGGTGGCGGAGCGGGACGGCGAGATCGTGGGGCACGTGGTGTGCACCCGTGCGCACGTCGGAGCGGTCCCGGTGCTGGCGCTCGGTCCGGTCGGCGTGCCGCCGGCGTTGCAGGGGAAGGGGACCGGCACGGCGCTCATGCACGCGGTGCTCGGTGGCGCGGACGCGCTCGGCGAACCGATGGTGGTGCTGCTCGGCCACCTCGACTACTACCCGAGGTTCGGCTTCGAACCCGCCGAGACGCATTGCATCACGCCGCCCGTGCCGGACTGGGCCTCGCATTTCCAGGTCCGCACCCTGACCGCCCACCGGTCGTCCATCCGCGGCGAATTCGCCTACGCCAAGCCGTTCATGGAGCTGT